The Phoenix dactylifera cultivar Barhee BC4 unplaced genomic scaffold, palm_55x_up_171113_PBpolish2nd_filt_p 000849F, whole genome shotgun sequence sequence GCCACAAGTATGGTGCATTTATTGTTGTGATTGTTTACCATGCAGATGGATCGAGAGAAGCTCATGAAGATGGCAGGTGCTGTTCGCACCGGGTGGAAAGGGAAGCATGCGCAGGTTCTGAATTTACTTTGAATGTTATACTAATATATGGTCTGAAGCAATATTCAGATGAGAATTAAGTAATATGTGATCATCTTGGTTGGCATTGATGTTGCAGGAGTTTATATGAAGTGTATCATTGTCCTCTAGCTCAGAAACCTATATGGTTTAATAAAATATTCTGGCATTCCCTTTGGGAAGATTGGAAAGTTTTCTCATATATTTTTGGAGAGCTTGCTTATGGATATTCTGAAATTAGTCAGTATACTATAGAACTCAAGACAATATTTTAATGTCCTTACAATTGATAATGTTCCATTGCACCAGTACCACAACTGATGTTTTTGATTTGcacattttcttttctcttgtcAGTTTATTTTCACTTCTAAATAGTTATGTTTTCTTCGTTCATTTCAACCAGGAAGAAAAGGCAGTTCATAAGACCACAACTACGGATGACAAAAGGCTCCAGAGCACTTTGAAAAGAATCGGGGTAAATGCTATCCCTGCTATAGAAGAAGTTAACATATTTAAAGATGATGTTGTTATCCAGTTTGTGAATCCCAAAGGTAAATAACAAATCTTATTGGCTGAGCAAAAATATGTTATGTATATTTTATAGAGAAATGATATTCTGGtttcaattttctaattctaCTGGTTTGTCATTCAGTGCAAGCTTCAATTGCGGCCAATACATGGGTGGTTAGCGGTTCTCCTCAGATGAAAAGTACACTCTCATTCCTATTTCTTTGTCATTGAACAAACATAATGGGACTGAAACAGCATATATGCTTACAAGGAATAAATacgaaagaaaacaaaataatgTTTGCACCAAACTTTCTGGAATTTCTGGTGCAATCATTAATGTAATGATCAAACTTCTGAAAGGGGCAGTTCTTGCACCTGAAAACCCACCAGGTATTTGGGTTGTTCCTTCAGGTGCATTTTTAACTCAAAACTGTCGGATCTTGATTGGACCATTGGGTCCCATGATACCAAAACCATTGCAGTTTTCCTTATGATTGCTTTCTTTCCCCTCAGTTTTCTGtttggttataattatttttctgagCGAATGCAACTTATATGTGGTATATTACCTGATGACAGAGCTTCAAGATATGCTACCAACGATCATCAGCCAGCTGGGTATGTTCTTGGTTGAGCAATATGACAAGTTGGTTGCTTTCAGGAATTCAACGTATTTCATTACTAATATTGGAAGTACTGGTAAATCATAATTTAATGATAAGATCCTATTGCTATTTTGGTACCTTTGCTAGCTTGTTCTTGTAATATATTTTCAGACACATTTTAAAAAGGCCTAATGTTGCCTTCATGTTTTCTCTTGAAGAATATAACGACCATGTTTTGCCATATTTCTTTTGCTGCTACCCTCCATTAGTTCTTTTACTTCAGTATTCTATAATTTGCTGAAGGAAGCTTCTGCAGATTTTGGATGTATGTGTGGATTCATATCTTTGTAATCTCCATAGTCTTTTTTGTTATATTATTGATATAGAAAATTGTATGAGTCCCACCAACAAACCAACTtgtccctaaagaaaaaggatcCTTACTGTCCCTGGCATTGTAGGTATCCATATGGCAGTTACTAATTAATTTTTTCCCTTTGTTCAGGTCCTGATAACATAGACAACCTGAGGCGGCTTGCAGAGCAGTTACAGAAGCAAGCACCAGGTGCTGGTTCTAGTGCTGG is a genomic window containing:
- the LOC120107393 gene encoding basic transcription factor 3-like isoform X2; protein product: MQMDREKLMKMAGAVRTGWKGKHAQEEKAVHKTTTTDDKRLQSTLKRIGVNAIPAIEEVNIFKDDVVIQFVNPKVQASIAANTWVVSGSPQMKKLQDMLPTIISQLGPDNIDNLRRLAEQLQKQAPGAGSSAGAAAQNDDDGDVPELVPGETFEEAADKKETS
- the LOC120107393 gene encoding basic transcription factor 3-like isoform X1 — encoded protein: MSLQLIMFHCTSTTTDVFDLHIFFSLVSLFSLLNSYVFFVHFNQEEKAVHKTTTTDDKRLQSTLKRIGVNAIPAIEEVNIFKDDVVIQFVNPKVQASIAANTWVVSGSPQMKKLQDMLPTIISQLGPDNIDNLRRLAEQLQKQAPGAGSSAGAAAQNDDDGDVPELVPGETFEEAADKKETS